The proteins below come from a single Chitinophaga pinensis DSM 2588 genomic window:
- a CDS encoding AAA family ATPase — protein sequence MNSDQIKIALSGKSGSGKTEIAKFLAKNYNLRICHTGALVRKLAIQYFASESKDILQKIDDSFNNIERGVWLKAALREIDNNTSHIVIDSLRYIEDYEYAKRNGFSIWRIECEQNSRYDRLRSRGQLFSTQNEMHSSECDLDGYPVDVLITNNSNSLIKLHEIIQAVIK from the coding sequence ATGAATAGTGATCAAATAAAAATTGCATTGTCAGGTAAGTCTGGGTCGGGTAAAACTGAAATAGCCAAATTCCTAGCAAAAAACTACAATCTGCGCATTTGCCATACGGGCGCTCTTGTTAGAAAATTGGCAATTCAATATTTTGCATCAGAATCAAAAGATATACTCCAAAAAATCGATGATTCATTTAACAATATCGAGAGAGGAGTATGGTTAAAAGCTGCGTTAAGAGAGATTGACAATAACACGAGTCATATTGTTATTGACAGCCTAAGATATATCGAAGACTACGAATATGCAAAGCGGAATGGTTTCTCTATCTGGAGGATCGAATGCGAACAAAATTCGCGATATGATCGACTTAGGTCAAGGGGTCAACTCTTTTCTACACAAAACGAAATGCATTCAAGTGAATGCGACCTTGACGGATATCCCGTGGATGTCCTTATCACCAACAATTCAAACAGTCTTATAAAACTACATGAAATCATTCAAGCAGTTATTAAATAA
- a CDS encoding helix-turn-helix domain-containing protein: protein MSHNYKYNIPLLSFGKLTGRSLSTFKRDFTKIFDTTPEKWLQKKRLEQAHYLILKKKQRPSDIYLEVGFENLSHFSFAFKKQYGMTPTELTEQ, encoded by the coding sequence ATGAGTCATAATTATAAGTATAATATCCCGCTGCTATCCTTTGGTAAACTTACCGGGCGGAGTCTCTCTACTTTTAAAAGAGATTTTACAAAGATATTCGATACAACTCCTGAAAAATGGTTGCAGAAAAAACGTTTGGAACAAGCTCATTATCTTATTTTAAAAAAGAAACAACGTCCTTCAGATATATATCTTGAAGTGGGATTTGAGAATCTATCTCATTTTTCTTTTGCATTTAAGAAACAATATGGGATGACTCCTACGGAGTTGACAGAACAATGA